A DNA window from Paenibacillus andongensis contains the following coding sequences:
- a CDS encoding glycosyltransferase family 2 protein: MEANNKRTVSVHIVTYNSAEHIEDCLEAVRRQTHSIDHIIVIDNASKDDTLQTLAKWQVLCTIVRNERNNGFAGGHNQAIRMTETDYCLILNPDVVLEPDYVRNTILAMQNNTQAGSATGKLLFKAAPNHIDSTGLIINKARRAFDRGAHQTSDHFQHTEEVFGVSGAAAMYSREMINDISIDGEFFDEDFFAYKEDVDVAWRAQLLGWKAIYEPAAIAYHERGWKEGGRSSKPLFVRRLSYINRYKMMVKNDRISMVLKHIIPLLVYECLSFAYALLREPKLLGAWSSFFRKYSELMKKRCIIQSKQKIVSSEINRWFVK, translated from the coding sequence TTGGAAGCCAACAACAAACGGACAGTCAGTGTCCATATTGTCACTTATAATAGCGCTGAACATATAGAGGATTGCTTGGAAGCGGTTCGCAGACAAACCCATTCAATTGACCATATCATTGTCATAGACAATGCATCCAAGGATGATACATTGCAAACGCTGGCAAAATGGCAAGTTTTATGCACAATCGTTCGAAATGAGCGGAACAATGGCTTCGCCGGCGGGCACAATCAAGCTATTAGGATGACAGAAACGGATTATTGTTTAATCCTCAATCCAGATGTCGTCCTTGAGCCGGATTATGTTCGTAACACAATACTTGCGATGCAGAATAACACTCAAGCAGGCAGCGCAACAGGCAAATTACTTTTCAAAGCTGCCCCTAACCACATCGATAGCACGGGACTCATTATAAACAAAGCACGAAGAGCCTTTGACCGCGGCGCTCACCAGACCAGCGATCATTTTCAACACACGGAAGAAGTGTTTGGTGTTTCTGGCGCTGCTGCCATGTATTCACGCGAGATGATCAATGACATTAGTATTGATGGTGAATTTTTTGATGAGGACTTTTTTGCTTATAAAGAAGATGTAGATGTGGCTTGGCGTGCGCAATTATTAGGCTGGAAGGCGATTTATGAGCCAGCTGCGATCGCGTACCATGAACGGGGCTGGAAGGAAGGCGGCAGGAGCAGCAAACCGCTTTTTGTTAGAAGATTGTCCTATATTAATCGCTATAAAATGATGGTGAAGAACGATCGAATCTCTATGGTACTGAAGCATATCATTCCACTGTTGGTGTACGAATGTCTCAGCTTTGCTTACGCTCTTTTGCGGGAACCAAAGCTGCTTGGAGCTTGGTCTAGCTTTTTTCGCAAGTATTCAGAGCTAATGAAAAAGCGCTGTATCATTCAAAGTAAGCAAAAAATAGTGAGTTCAGAAATCAATAGATGGTTTGTAAAATAG
- a CDS encoding DegT/DnrJ/EryC1/StrS family aminotransferase — MIKIAQPQIGQEEIDAVSAVLRSGQLASGENVALFQREFSEYLNHGFCVAASSGTTALEIALRALGIKEGDKVITTAFSFIATANVIVHAGAIPIFADIDETTMNISSYSIEQILQEHDGVKAIVIVHLFGQSCDMDQIQKIVNKYQLLLIEDCAQAHGAEWEGRKLGTFGDASAFSFYPTKNMTTAEGGMVIFRDEKAAVYASQLIQHGIKARNQFEFIGYNYRLSEISAAIGLCQLKKLDRFNFARREHAALYDENLDHVYIIKPQEVAGARHVYNQYTLRIVNGMRDAFIAHMEKEGIGTSIYYPYTIPEQVCYRATDLLEKEYNRRLGVSNSIKHEVVSIPVHPGLTLFEIERIITTINRF, encoded by the coding sequence ATGATTAAAATTGCACAACCACAGATTGGTCAAGAGGAGATAGATGCAGTAAGTGCTGTATTGAGAAGTGGTCAATTGGCTAGTGGAGAGAATGTAGCTCTATTTCAAAGAGAGTTTTCAGAGTATCTAAACCACGGTTTTTGTGTTGCTGCTTCTTCTGGGACAACTGCATTAGAAATAGCTCTTAGAGCACTTGGGATTAAAGAGGGTGATAAGGTCATTACCACAGCATTCTCATTTATCGCGACAGCTAATGTAATTGTACACGCTGGGGCAATTCCAATTTTTGCTGATATTGATGAAACAACGATGAATATCTCTTCATATAGTATTGAACAGATTCTTCAGGAGCACGATGGCGTTAAAGCAATTGTAATTGTTCATTTGTTTGGTCAGAGTTGCGATATGGATCAAATACAGAAAATTGTAAATAAGTATCAGTTGCTGCTTATTGAGGATTGTGCACAGGCGCATGGGGCAGAATGGGAAGGACGTAAGTTGGGTACATTCGGGGATGCTAGTGCATTCAGTTTTTACCCGACAAAAAATATGACAACTGCCGAAGGTGGTATGGTGATTTTTAGGGATGAGAAGGCGGCAGTATATGCAAGTCAACTTATTCAGCATGGCATAAAGGCAAGGAATCAATTTGAATTCATTGGGTACAACTATCGTTTATCCGAGATTTCAGCGGCAATTGGCTTATGTCAACTAAAAAAGTTGGATCGATTCAATTTTGCAAGAAGAGAACATGCAGCTCTCTATGATGAGAATCTCGACCATGTTTATATTATCAAGCCACAAGAGGTTGCAGGTGCGAGGCATGTCTATAATCAATATACATTACGTATTGTAAATGGTATGCGGGATGCTTTCATAGCGCATATGGAAAAGGAAGGAATTGGTACTTCAATTTATTACCCCTATACGATTCCGGAACAAGTATGTTATAGAGCAACTGATTTATTAGAGAAAGAATACAACAGAAGACTTGGAGTTTCTAACAGCATAAAACATGAAGTGGTATCAATTCCTGTTCATCCGGGGTTAACTCTTTTTGAAATTGAACGAATTATTACTACTATTAATAGGTTTTAA
- a CDS encoding 3-keto-5-aminohexanoate cleavage protein: MKKIGICAAITGSMTRKETMPGLPVTVDEIIHCACECSVAGAAMVHIHVRDKYERPSLDASLYKEVLTGIREKCDILVCISTSNHLVDISDKERIRLMELKPDLASIEVTSVKRPDGGIKNSKKFVRDILQAMDEYEVKPEFEIFNPRMLKELMHLSELGLVEKNALIQFVIGSIGGMKPDYNNIQWILDSVPKGYTWSAAGIAGMQLPVNFISILNGCDVIRTGMEDNRYFLKGVPVKNNMEFVSRAAGMIQTLGCEVADSLEMAKILGVKERKND; the protein is encoded by the coding sequence ATGAAAAAAATTGGCATCTGTGCTGCGATAACCGGTTCAATGACTAGAAAAGAAACAATGCCTGGACTTCCTGTTACCGTAGATGAAATTATCCATTGTGCGTGTGAATGTTCCGTTGCAGGGGCTGCAATGGTTCATATCCATGTTCGCGATAAGTATGAACGTCCATCGTTGGATGCTTCATTATACAAGGAAGTATTAACGGGAATTCGTGAAAAATGTGATATCTTGGTATGCATATCTACCTCCAATCATCTTGTCGATATTTCCGATAAAGAACGAATAAGATTAATGGAATTAAAACCAGATTTAGCGTCAATAGAAGTAACTTCTGTCAAACGACCTGATGGTGGAATTAAAAACTCAAAGAAATTTGTGAGAGATATTCTTCAAGCTATGGATGAGTATGAAGTTAAGCCTGAATTTGAAATATTTAATCCCAGAATGTTAAAAGAGTTAATGCATTTGTCTGAACTTGGTTTAGTTGAAAAAAACGCACTTATTCAATTTGTCATTGGATCAATCGGGGGGATGAAGCCCGATTATAATAATATACAATGGATTCTCGACTCGGTTCCAAAAGGTTATACTTGGTCCGCTGCCGGTATTGCAGGAATGCAGTTACCGGTTAATTTTATTTCCATTTTAAATGGTTGCGATGTGATTCGAACAGGAATGGAAGACAATCGTTACTTTCTGAAAGGAGTTCCTGTAAAAAATAATATGGAATTTGTAAGCCGGGCGGCAGGAATGATTCAAACGTTAGGTTGTGAAGTAGCTGATTCTTTGGAAATGGCCAAAATACTAGGAGTAAAGGAACGAAAAAATGATTAA